In the genome of Flavobacterium panacagri, one region contains:
- a CDS encoding FMN-dependent NADH-azoreductase gives MSQKILQIITSTNGENSFSNQLSNAIIEKLAGIHSVTEIQTLDLTKTPLPYLTNSHISAVYTPLESHTPEQTAVLKYSDDAIQTLLESDILVIGVPLYNFGIPAVLKGWIDQVARAGKTFSYSEEGPKGLVTNKKVYLSIASGAIFSEGSYKSYDFSESYLRAVLGFLGMTDVTTFRVEGTAIPDFAANALPKALSSVEEFAF, from the coding sequence ATGAGCCAGAAAATTCTACAAATAATTACCAGTACAAATGGAGAGAACTCGTTTAGCAATCAATTATCAAATGCAATTATTGAAAAGTTAGCTGGAATCCATTCAGTTACAGAAATACAAACACTTGATCTGACTAAAACACCATTGCCATATTTGACTAATTCACATATCAGCGCAGTTTATACGCCATTAGAATCCCATACGCCAGAACAAACAGCTGTACTAAAATATTCAGATGATGCCATACAAACTCTATTAGAATCAGACATACTTGTAATTGGAGTGCCGTTGTATAATTTTGGGATTCCAGCGGTTTTAAAAGGATGGATTGACCAAGTTGCAAGAGCAGGAAAAACTTTTAGTTACAGTGAAGAGGGGCCAAAAGGTTTGGTTACCAATAAAAAGGTCTATCTTTCAATTGCTTCAGGGGCGATATTTTCTGAAGGTTCATATAAAAGTTACGACTTTTCTGAATCTTATTTAAGAGCTGTTTTAGGATTTTTAGGAATGACAGATGTTACAACCTTCCGAGTTGAAGGAACAGCAATTCCTGATTTTGCAGCAAATGCTTTACCAAAAGCTTTGTCTTCTGTAGAAGAATTTGCTTTTTAA
- a CDS encoding winged helix-turn-helix transcriptional regulator, whose protein sequence is MKTKSELTKEMDCQPEECLAALLPVRDALEVLSGRWKLPILIALSNRPKRFKEISKDINGITDKMLSKELKDLEINKLVTRTVYDTFPPTVEYARTEHSHTLYKVISALNEWGTLHRKEIIGK, encoded by the coding sequence ATGAAAACAAAGAGCGAACTAACAAAAGAAATGGACTGTCAGCCAGAAGAATGTCTTGCTGCATTATTACCCGTAAGAGATGCCTTGGAGGTTTTAAGCGGCAGATGGAAACTGCCCATTTTGATTGCCTTATCAAACAGACCAAAACGCTTTAAGGAAATTTCTAAAGATATAAACGGAATTACAGACAAAATGCTTTCTAAAGAACTTAAAGATTTAGAGATCAATAAACTGGTCACCAGAACTGTTTATGATACATTCCCTCCAACTGTTGAATATGCCAGAACAGAACACAGTCATACTTTATATAAAGTCATTAGTGCATTAAATGAGTGGGGAACTTTACATCGAAAAGAAATCATCGGGAAATAG